In Streptomyces sp. NBC_00569, a single genomic region encodes these proteins:
- a CDS encoding dihydrodipicolinate synthase family protein has protein sequence MTLPTPLTGVVPPVCTPLTPDNEVDVASLVRLVDHLVAGGVDGLFVLGSSSEAAFLPDRHRKVVVDTVVGHVAGQLPVLAGAIDMATLRVLDHARTAAEAGADGIVATAPFYTRTHPAEIARHFRLLSQRCGLPVFAYDLPVSVHSKLGADLVLGLAADGTLAGLKDSSGDEGAFREVVVGARSRSDITGFSVLTGSELTVDSALAMGADGVVPGLGNVDPAGYARLYAYCRAGDRERARVEQERLCALFRMVRVGDPARMGGSSSALGAFKAALYLRGVIDCPLTADPQIPLSAEEIERVGKFLAAAGLL, from the coding sequence ATGACGCTGCCCACCCCGCTGACCGGAGTCGTCCCGCCCGTCTGCACACCCCTGACCCCGGACAACGAGGTGGACGTTGCATCCCTCGTACGCCTTGTCGACCACCTCGTCGCGGGTGGTGTCGACGGGCTCTTCGTGCTCGGCTCCTCCAGTGAGGCGGCCTTCCTGCCCGACCGGCACCGCAAAGTGGTCGTCGACACCGTCGTGGGTCATGTGGCCGGTCAGCTGCCCGTCCTGGCCGGGGCGATCGACATGGCGACCCTGCGTGTCCTCGATCACGCCCGTACGGCGGCGGAGGCCGGCGCGGACGGGATCGTCGCCACGGCGCCCTTCTACACGCGCACCCATCCGGCCGAGATCGCCCGCCACTTCCGGCTCCTGTCCCAGCGGTGCGGCCTGCCGGTGTTCGCCTACGACCTGCCGGTGTCGGTGCACTCCAAGCTGGGCGCCGACCTCGTCCTCGGCCTGGCCGCCGACGGGACGCTCGCCGGTCTGAAGGACTCCAGCGGTGACGAGGGCGCGTTCCGCGAGGTCGTCGTCGGCGCGCGCTCCCGCTCCGACATCACGGGGTTCAGCGTCCTGACCGGGTCCGAGCTGACCGTGGACTCGGCGCTCGCGATGGGCGCGGACGGGGTGGTGCCGGGCCTCGGGAACGTCGACCCGGCCGGATACGCGCGGCTGTACGCGTACTGCCGGGCCGGTGACCGGGAGCGGGCGCGGGTGGAGCAGGAGCGGCTGTGCGCGCTGTTCCGGATGGTGCGGGTGGGGGATCCGGCGCGGATGGGCGGGAGTTCGTCCGCGCTCGGGGCGTTCAAGGCGGCCCTGTATCTGCGGGGCGTGATCGACTGCCCGCTGACGGCGGATCCCCAGATCCCGCTGTCCGCGGAGGAGATCGAGCGGGTGGGGAAGTTCCTCGCGGCGGCGGGGCTGCTGTAG